The genomic segment AATTGATCAAGGCGAGAAATCTTAGTATGCTGAAATTGTCTCCTGAAGACGAAGTGGAAGGGGAACTTATTTATTATCAGCAAAGGCTCCTTAGCAACGCTGTTACAAAAAACCGCCTATGTGGTATCTGCTCTGTCATATTTTCTTGCATTTTTATTTGGAGATTTGTGACTTTTCTTGTTACATGCTGGCTGTAACTTAATGTATTTCCCTACTGTTCTATGTGGCCAGATGATGTGATGATGAAGGTTGTTAGGAGTCTTCCGCAGGAGCTTGACGTTGTAGGAAATAAAAAATGGGATGCTGTGTTAGTTTGCCGATATAATCACGAGCTTAGGGAAACAAAAAAGCAGGGCAGGAAAGAGCGCCGGCATAGGGAAGCTCAGGCTATATTGGCTGCTGCAACTGCTGCAGCTGCTGCTTCATCTAGAATATCATCATTTAGGAAAGACACGCTCGACGAATCAGCAGACCAGGAGGTTATCCTTCagcttaatttttttatttgcaaCTATTGTATTTCTGTATATGACATTTACTATTATTTTTGTATTCAGGAACTTTTGAAAATGAATGCCTTTGACTTAAGGCCTGGGGTTTACTCTCAGTTGAATCCTCGGGTGAAAGAGACTCTTTCTGTGTCTGCTGTTGCTAGAACCTCTTCAGATACATGTGATACTTTCAATTTTGCTTCAGATATTTCAAAAGAACTTCCTAGAACCTGTGATATATGTGGACGTTCTGAGACAATTTTGAACCCAATTTTAGTTTGTTCCAGATGCAAGGTATTTTCGCAGTTctgtatttttttgttgttaatAGCGTTCTTATTTAAATTTCCAAAAAGCATTATCATGTTAATCACCTTTCTTTGGCTCATAGGTTACTGTACACTTGGATTGCTATTGTAGCATCGAAAGCTCAATGGGGCCATGGCATTGTGAATTATGTGAAGAATTATTTTCTTCTCAAGGTCCTGGAGCTCTGACCACATATTCTTTGGAGAAGCCTTACTTGATCGCAGAATGTGTTTTATGTGGTGGTACTGCTGGTGCTTTTAGGAAGTCAGTAGATGGTCAATGGGTACATGCCTTATGTGCTGAAGTAATTACTTCTTTTTTCCcctgaaaaaaaatattttacttaTTTGGTTTTACTATGATTTCTCCTCATAGTTCGTACATTGTCATTTGTTATCAATGTAGTGGGTGTTGGAAACAACTTACAGAAGAGGACAAGTCAATCCTATCCAGCGAATGGTAAGTGCATTTTGAGTTTTGGTAATTTCTTCTTTTGCTCCTTGACTGCCTTGTGTGATATTTAATGTCATTATTCTTTCAGGAAACTGTCTGCAAGGGAGTTTATTCTTGCATTGTTTGCTGTCGAAAACAGGGTGTCTGCCTTAAGGTGAAGATAAATAAGAAATGCGGATTTTCACACATCTTCATAACCTTCATTTTCTGTCAAGGTccttatttgtttttttaaaacttctgtACAGTGTAGTTATGGTCACTGCCAGAGCACGTTTCATCCTACTTGTGCTAGAAGTGCTGGATTCCACATGATCGTGCAGACTATTGGGGGAAAGTTGCAGCACAATGCATACTGTGAAAAGCATGGTTCAGAGCAGAGAGCCAAGGTTATTGATTTCTTGAGTCAAACTTAGATGCCGTgaccatttttttaaaactgaATTGTGATGTTTTTTGGTCCAGGCTGACACTCAAAGTTATGATGTTGAAGAGCTTAAGAGCCTTAAGCAAATTCGGGTAAGTGACCATGGCTTCCATTTTCTTGGTGTTGTATCTGCTCCTTTTTTGTCTCATTCGAACTGAAAATTTGTATGTTCTTTTTAGTTGGGCCATTGGATAGAACAAACAGTAATATAACGAATGTGTATCTGTTACATTTTAACTAATGCAAATTGTGAGATTTTAACTCATGCTATTTGCATTTATAATCCCACAAATTTCTTCCTTGTTTATAACTAGATTTAATGGACATAATTGATCGTAACTGAACCTTTAATGTGAGGTGAGGATGATATTTGATAGAACTGTGAGCCTATTTGGTTTTAGCCAATCCTGTTCTATTTAGTGTACTGCATTTTTTACAGTAGAAGAGAATTTGTTGGATTCAATGTTGTAAATGGCGGGAGGCGGAGGTGGTGGCGGGGGGGTCGGTGACCGCCTTgattttttaagtaattttttttatagataatcatATATAATCACAAATATTCATCAATTTTCATGTAAGATGTATAATGAAATAATGTTTAAACATAAAGAAGATTCATACAATTTAATATAACTAGATAATgtgcaaataaatatataaactcTTCATCGGATACAATACCCACAATATGACGTTTCATCCTACAAACTCCTCCTTTAATAAGCCTCTTATACAACTTGCATGTGATTTAAtctcttttttctttattaTACAACACCCCATATTCCCAAACAATACTTCGGCTTAAATTCCAACTCCGGTTGATTATCATCTTCCACCAATAATCTTCAACAATAATCAATAAtaataggaaaaaaaaaattgatctttgaaatcacaaaatctgaaatattgtaaaaaaaacatgttaaataataaatatacaatgtctaacctAAAGCTTCTTGCTGCCGGCGGCGGCGACGATTTGTGTGGTGGGATTAATGGTTGATAGTGAAAAGGAGAGAGAACCAAAAgttcaaaaaaataaagtgGGGTTTTTTAAATAACtaggattttaaattttaaaattagtttacttagactagatttttaaaatttgttaactACAACTTAAAAATGCTGATTGCCTCGCTTGGATCGCTTGTTCGCCGCCTGGCCTACTTGCCCACCGCCCTCGACTGTCTGCTCACCGCCGTGTAGCTTGGACCACCTAAAATGACCGCCTCATGCCTAGGCAGCGCGGTCAAGGGCCGCCTACCGCCTAGGTGGTGCAGGTGGCCTTCGACCATCATTTAGAACACTGGTTGCATTGCATAAAATTTCTTATACTCAAGTTCTCTTTGGCGATTTTATAACTTGCATGAGTCTATTTTTTATACATGTTTGCATTTGTCAGGTTGAACTGGAAAGATTGCGTCTTCTATGTGAAAGAATTATCAAAAGGGAGAAATATAAGGTAAGCTCTGCATATGCTTCTCACAACCATACCTGTGGAGTACTAATattttcttccatttttttacttttcagcGCGAATTGGTTACTTGCTCACATCATATTCTCGCTTCAAGTCGAGACTCTGTTCTATCTGCTTTGGCTCGTCACCCTTTTTATCAGCCTGAAATTAGTTCGGAATCAGCAACAACCTCAATCCAAGGCTACACTGATGGCTACAAATCAGGCAGCGAAATAGTACAAAGATCAGACGACACTACGGTTGATAGCACAGTTGCAGGTAAAAGGCGGATTAAAATTTCCATCTCTATGGACAACCAAAGACCAGCCTACGGTTCTGCATCCCAAAACCTTCATTTGCCAAAATCTATGGAGAGGGTTTCAGTTTCTGGGAAGCAAATTCCACAGAGACATTCCGTTGTGCATCGGAATCCTTCAGATGATGTGGAAAATCATTCTAAATATAATAAAGTAAATGTCATTATGGTAGTTGATGGTGATTCAGATTAATTTGTTTTATTATACTGTTATTTATCTACCCTTTTTATGCAGCATACTGAAACTTTCGAAAAAGAGCTTGTAATGACCTCAGACCAAGCATCTATGAAGAATCAGCGGCTACCTAAAGGATTTGTTTATGTTCCGGTTCAGTGCCTTTCTAAGGACAAGGAAACTGTTCCAGATGCATCTTCAGGTGAACCTGTGGAACATAATGTGTAGATtctttcatcattttggatCTGAGGCGCCTTGCAGTGTTAGCAAAGTCCTAATGCAGAACAATACCTGCCTTGGCTCATCAATATTTCTTTTCGTTCCATTAGTGGCTGATTTAGTGCTGAAATG from the Primulina eburnea isolate SZY01 chromosome 3, ASM2296580v1, whole genome shotgun sequence genome contains:
- the LOC140825664 gene encoding uncharacterized protein isoform X3 gives rise to the protein MEIWGKLGCDEVELRAYCSKHSEVQHDSSSQKAEDISSAADMDLSKLDDILMDKEALLDNNNGPSSGPRHVYMEAVDRNDIEDVNAHGALNFTLILKKLIDMRKVDAKDVASEIGVAPGSLNSILTGNHMASELQCKIVKWLKDHAHIASLQKTLKVKIKPVVGPNTVADVAEGANSVSVDKSDIADAVSVKSVPPRRRTKGNMRILGDEKSGPCKEKVDLTTEQGVDMCVHGGEDLKGPPREFLPGVTEVVIYPVLHEDNLLSDPLKIGDKMSRHLSQCHGLARETKKSEQITNDSLLLTNGEFMASSYVHPIIYSKLLQTKNGMLEKTVDYESSDLTDREVSQYEASSSSGHCCHNHSLRATSGDRLSESDGESLDKLIKARNLSMLKLSPEDEVEGELIYYQQRLLSNAVTKNRLCDDVMMKVVRSLPQELDVVGNKKWDAVLVCRYNHELRETKKQGRKERRHREAQAILAAATAAAAASSRISSFRKDTLDESADQEELLKMNAFDLRPGVYSQLNPRVKETLSVSAVARTSSDTCDTFNFASDISKELPRTCDICGRSETILNPILVCSRCKVTVHLDCYCSIESSMGPWHCELCEELFSSQGPGALTTYSLEKPYLIAECVLCGGTAGAFRKSVDGQWVHALCAEWVLETTYRRGQVNPIQRMETVCKGVYSCIVCCRKQGVCLKCSYGHCQSTFHPTCARSAGFHMIVQTIGGKLQHNAYCEKHGSEQRAKADTQSYDVEELKSLKQIRVELERLRLLCERIIKREKYKRELVTCSHHILASSRDSVLSALARHPFYQPEISSESATTSIQGYTDGYKSGSEIVQRSDDTTVDSTVAGKRRIKISISMDNQRPAYGSASQNLHLPKSMERVSVSGKQIPQRHSVVHRNPSDDVENHSKYNKHTETFEKELVMTSDQASMKNQRLPKGFVYVPVQCLSKDKETVPDASSGEPVEHNV